A region of the Nocardia asteroides genome:
CCGCGACCTGCCGCAGCGCCCGGCCGTCATCGCGGCCGCCGCGCAGGGTTCCGGCGCGGACCAGTACGTGATGACCAGCTACTACCGCGACGCCATGACCGGCCTTCCGGAGATGGGCCTGGTCGGCGACCAGTTGTGGGCACAGAGCGGATTACGTCCGCAGGACATGCAGGCCGCCGTCCTCTACGACCACTTCACCCCGTTCGTCCTCATGCAGTTGGAGGAACTCGGGTTCTGCGGCCGGGGCGAGGCGAAGGACTTCATCGCCGACGGCGCCATCGAGGTCGGTGGACGGCTGCCGCTCAACACCCACGGCGGACAACTCGGTGAGGCGTACATCCACGGCATGAACGGCATCGCCGAAGCCGTGCGCCAAATCCGCGGCACCTCGGTCAATCCGGTACCCGACCTGACCAACATCCTGGTCACCGCGGGCACCGGCGTTCCCACTTCCGGCCTGGTCCTCACCGCCGACTGAACCGTCCTCGCACACGCCGCCGCTCGATTCGCACCCGCCACGGCCGGTGCGGAGAACGTGCGGCGTGTGCGAAGCGTTTCGGGTGAACGTTCCGGGAGCGTAGGTTGAGGGCGGTGGCGGGTCGGCATCTGGTTGATGTGCACGTGCTGTTGCTTCGCGGCGAGGAGTTGCTGCTGAGCAGGCGGCGCAGCGCGGACGAGTTCGACGGCTTGTGGCATCTGCCGGCCGGAAAGCTGGAGTCGGGGGAGTCGGCGCTCGCCGCGGCGGTTCGCGAGGCGGGCGAGGAGGTCGGCGTGGTGATCGACCCGGCGGCTCTGCGGCACGTCCATACCGCGCACGTCGTCGGTTCCGGGCGGGAAGCTCGGATCGGATTGTTCTTCGAGACTCGCCGCTGGTCGGGTGAGCCGGTCAATCGCGAGCCCGACAAGTCCTACGAGCTCCGCTGGTTCCCCCTCACAGACCTTCCGGCCACGCTCATCCCGTATCCGGCCGCGGGCATCCGCGGCTACCGCACCGGCGAGACCTACAGCCAGCGGGGTTGGCCGAACTGAGCGCAGCGGTCACGCGCACAGGTGAGAAACGAGCAGGCGGGCGAGCTGCCGTACGCTCTCCGGCGTGTCCGGCCGCAGGGAGCTGCGATTGCCCGCGAAACGGTCGAAGACGGCCCCTTCCACGACCGCGACGAAGTCGTCGGCTCTGCTGTCCGGGTCGGGTGCGCCCATGGCGCGGAAGAGGTCCCGGGCGCGGTCGGGGGAGAAGAGGCTGTGTACGAGCCGGGGACGCAGGTCGTGATCATCGAGCAGGTCGACCAGTAGCGCGTGCCGAGCGATCAGGTGTGCGCGCCGCTCGGCCAGTAGCCGGTCGAGCCAGGCGGCGATGGCCTCCGCGATCGATCGAGCATTCGGCGCGCCGGTCGGCGTGAACTCGGCGGCGGCGAAATCCTCGCGGGAACGGGTGGTGATCCGGTCCACGATGGCCTCGACGAGGGCGCGTTTGGTGCGGAAGTAGTAGGAGGCCGATCCGGCGGGCAATCCCAGTTCCGAGTCCAGCGCCCGGTGCGTGAGCGCCCGCAGTCCCCGTGTCGCGATCAGTTCGATGGCCGTGTCGACGAGGAGCACGCGCCGGTCGCCTGTGGACATGATCACCCTTCCTGGCCGCCGCGCGGCCCTGTCCTCT
Encoded here:
- a CDS encoding TetR family transcriptional regulator, with amino-acid sequence MSTGDRRVLLVDTAIELIATRGLRALTHRALDSELGLPAGSASYYFRTKRALVEAIVDRITTRSREDFAAAEFTPTGAPNARSIAEAIAAWLDRLLAERRAHLIARHALLVDLLDDHDLRPRLVHSLFSPDRARDLFRAMGAPDPDSRADDFVAVVEGAVFDRFAGNRSSLRPDTPESVRQLARLLVSHLCA
- a CDS encoding NUDIX domain-containing protein, which codes for MAGRHLVDVHVLLLRGEELLLSRRRSADEFDGLWHLPAGKLESGESALAAAVREAGEEVGVVIDPAALRHVHTAHVVGSGREARIGLFFETRRWSGEPVNREPDKSYELRWFPLTDLPATLIPYPAAGIRGYRTGETYSQRGWPN